GAGACCGAGATCGTCGAGCGCGGCGCGGTCAACGTGGGGGTCGCGGTGGCGCTGCCCGAGGGGCTCGTGGTCCCGGTGCTGCACGGGGCGGGCGACAAGTCGCTGCCTGCGATCGCCAGCGAGACCAAGGAGATCATCGCCCGGGCCAAGGCCAACAAGCTCAAGCCCGAGGAGATGGGCGGCGGCACGATCACGGTGAGCAACCTCGGCTCGTTCGACGTCGAGAGCTTCACGGCGATCATCAACCCGCCCGAGTCGGCCATCCTCGCCATCGGCTCCATCAAGAAGGAGCCCGTGGTGGACGCCAAGGACCAGCTCCAGATCCGTTCGATCATGCGCATCACCATGTCGAGCGACCACCGGGTCATCGACGGGGCGCTGGCCGCGCAGTTCCTCGCCGAGGTCAAGCGCCTGCTCCAGACCCCGATGCTGCTGCTCATCTAAGCGACGAGGAAATACGACATGGCAACGACTTACGACATCGCTCTCATCGGCACGGGCCCCGGCGGCTACGTGGCCGCGATCCGGGCCTCTCAGCTGGGCCTCAAGGTCGCGGTCGTCGAGGCCGAGGAGCTGGGCGGCACCTGCTTGAACTGGGGCTGCATCCCCACCAAGGCGCTGCTCAAGAACGCCTCGGTGCTGCACACCATCAAGCACTCCGACCAGTTCGGCATCACGGTCGAGGGCATCAAGCCCGACTTCAGCAAGGCCGTCGACCGCTCCAAGTCCGTCGTCAAGAAGCAGACCACGGGTCTGGCCTTCCTGATGAAGAAGAACAAGATCGACGTCTTCAAGGGCAGGGGCAAGCTCGTGGCCCCCGGCCGGATTTCGGTCAGCACCGGCGAGGAGGTCTCGGCCAAGCACGTGATCATCGCGACCGGCGCCCGTCCGCGCCTGTTGCCCGGCCTCACGGCCGACGGCAAGGTCGTCCTGACGGCCCGTGAGGCCGTGGACTTCCGCAGCGTGCCCTCCAAGATGATCATCCTGGGCGGCGGCGCCATCGGCTGCGAGTTCGCCTATGTCTTCCAGAACTACGGCGCCCAGGTCACCATCGTCGAGATGGCCGACCACCTCCTTCCCAAGGAGGACCCCGAGGTCGCCGCGGTGCTCGAGAAGGCCTACAAGAAGCTCGGCATCGAGGTCCTCACGGGCCACAAGGTCGAGTCGGTCGAGCAGAAGCCCGACGGCGTCAAGGTCAAGCTTTCGAGCAAGGCTGGAATGAAGGACCTCGACGCGCCCGCGATGATCGTGGGCATCGGAATGGCTCCCAACGTCGAGGGCCTCGGCCTCGAGGCGGTGGGCGTCAAGACCGAGCGCGGGGCCATCGTGGTGGACGACTTCGGCCGCACCAACGTGAAGGGCGTCTACGCCATCGGCGACGTGACCGGCAAGGTGATGCTCGCCCACGTGGCCTCGGCCATGGGTATCGCCTGCGTCGAGACGATCGCGGGCCACCAGACCCAGCCGATCAACTGGGATCGCATCCCCGCCTGCACCTACTCGGAGCCCCAGGTGGCCTCGATCGGCCTCACCGAGGCCGAGGCCAAGAAGCGCGGCTTCGACGTGAAGATCGGCAAGTTCCCCTTCGCCCCCAACGGCAAGGCGCAGGCGCTCGGCGATGCCGAGGGCTTCGTCAAGGTCGTCGTGGATGCCAAGTACGGCGAGGTGCTGGGCGCCCACATGGTGGGTCCCGAGGTGACCGAGCTCCTCTCCGAGGTGGGCCTCGGCATGACCCTCGAGACCACCGCCCAGGAGATCGACCTGACCATCCACGCCCACCCCACCCTCTCGGAGGTGGTGAAGGAAGCGGCGCTCGCCGCTATCGGCCAGCCGATCCACATGTAGCGCGCCTCCTGGTGAATTGAGCGGCCCGCACCCCGAGGGGTGCGGGTTTTTTTCATGGGCCGCATGAGCGGGTGTTTCAGGATGGCCACCAAGCGGGCATATTGCACTTGGATGACTGGGCGGAGGGGGGATCAGGATGCGAGCGAGGCGCTTGAGCTGGTGGGGGGCCATGACCCCCCTGATGCTTGCGATCGCGGCATGTGCCGGGCAGGGGCCGACGGCGGGCGTCGGCACGAGCATCGCGAACGGTTACAGCCGCAAGCCGACCGCCATCGCCACCCCCACCCTCTCGAACGGCAAGAACTCGGGAAGCACCGGCGGCAGCGGCACCTACAGCCGGGGGAGCGGCTCCGGCGGTGGCGGAACCGGCGTGATCGCGACGCCCACTCCGCGCCCCATCGCCCCGCTGCGCGCGCGGGTCACCCTCACCAGCGCCTCGGCCCCCCCCGGTCAATGGGCCAACAGGGGCATGCTCAATCCGCCCGTGCGCGTCTACCTGACGCCGAACGACGAGCGCCTCCCCCCCGACTTCGTCTACATGAACTCGGAAGGGGTGATGGAGTACCCTGATCTGCCTGCGGGCTCCTATCACCTCGTCTACAACGACGGCCAGCTCGATAGCTACGGCCTGCCCGATGCCATGGGGCGCAGCCGCCTCGACATGGTGGGCTTCTACGTCTCGGAGGTCGTGCGCATCGACGAGTTCTCGCGCCCGGCCAACGATCGCTTCGAGTTCAAGACCGACCTCCACTGGGAGACTCAGGCATTTCCCTTCCACTGGGATCTGCGGACGAGCGTCGAAGGCCACAACCCCGGTGAGTTCATCTCCTATCAGGATCGCTTCAACGTCAAGGCGCGCGAGTACGCGGGCCTCGATGCGGGCGCGGTGCCGGACGCCGGCAAGCGCGCCATGTACCGCTTCGTGGTCTTCCAGTACGACTCGAGCCGCAAGCCCCTCTGGTATTCCGCCTGGACCGAGCCGGACGCGAACACGGGCATGGTCTCGGTCCCATGGAACGGCTACACCAGCGACGGGAGCGGCCCCGCGAACATGCCGGACGAGAACGATTCGCGCAATTCCCGCCTGAGGGAGGGGGCGTACTACTTCGCCGTCCAGTTCTGCCAGAAGGGCCCGAACGGCGTCATGCGCTTTCCCGAGTACACCACCAACATCCGCGCCCACGACAGGCAGGGCAGCAAGTTCATCAACAACTTCTACGGCGCCTCGCAGTTCTACGCCTTCACCCTCAAGCAAGGCGTCAAGCCCTCGGCGTCGCCATCCCCTTCCCCCACCGCCTCGCCCTCGGCGACGCCCTGACGGGGCAATCTGCGCTAGAATAGGCTCATGGACACCCTCTTGAAATTCTCGCTCTGGGCGCTGTACGCCATCGCCCCTCTTGGAGCCATCTCGGCGATCGTGGTCGGAGTCGGCCTGGTGCGCGGGCACCTTGACGCCAAGCGAGACGGCGCGTGACGCGCGACGCGCTCGTCGCCTCGCTGGTCGCCATCTGCGGCCGCGACGCGGTCCTGCACCGGCCCGAGGAGCTACTGGCCTACGATTGCGATGCCTTCACCCTCGAGCGCAGCGCTCCCGGGGTGGTGGTGCTGCCGATCTCGACCGAGCAGGTCGCAGGAGTCGTCAGGCTCTGCCACGCCCGGGGGATCCCCTTCGTCCCGCGCGGGGCGGGCACCGGGCTCTCCGGAGGGTGTCTCTCGAGCCCGGGCGGCGTGATGATCGCCCTGACCCGCATGACGCGGATCATGGACCTGGACTTGCGCAACCGCCGCGCCACGGTCGAGGCGGGGCTGGTCAACCTTCGCCTCACCCAGGCGAGCACCCCCGACGGCCTCTGCTATGCGCCCGATCCGAGCAGCCAGATGGCCTGTACCATCGGCGGCAACGTGGCCGAGAACTCGGGCGGCCCGCACACCCTCAAGTACGGGGTCACGACCAACCACGTCCTGGGGCTGGAGGTGGTCCTGCCCGACGGTGAAGTCGTCTGGCTCGGCGGCCAGACCGATGACGCGGCGGGGTACGACCTGCGCGGGCTGATGGTCGGCTCCGAGGGCACCTTCGGGGTCGTGACCCAGGCGGTCGTGCGCCTGGTGCCCATCGCGCCCGGCGTGCGGACGATGCTCGCGGTCTTCGGCACGGTCGAGGCGGCCTCCGAGGCGGTGAGCGCGCTGATCGCGGCGGGAGTCTTGCCAGCGGCCCTCGAGATGATGGACCGGATGATCATCCAGGCGGTCGAGGCCGCCTTCGGCCTGGGGCTGCCGCAAGACGCGGAGGCGGTCCTCATCGTGGAGCTCGACGGCCTTGAGGCGGGCCTCGAACGCGCGGCGCACGAGGCGGTCGCGATCCTGAACGCTCACGGCGCGCGCGAGGTTCGCCTCGCTCAGGACGAGGCGGAGCGGTCGCGCCTCTGGCTGGCCCGCAAGAAGGCCGTCGGCTGCGTCGGGCGCCTCGCGCCGAGCAAGGTGACGCAGGACGGGGTGATCCCGCGATCGCAGCTGCCCCCGGTGTTGCGACGAATCGCGGAGATCGCCATGCGTCACCGGGTGCGGATCGCGAACGTCTTCCATGCGGGCGACGGCAACCTGCATCCCATCATCCTCTTCGACGAGAAGGATCCCGACCAGGTGCGCCGGGTCTGGGCGGCGGGCCAGGAGATCCTCGAGGCCTGCCTCGACGTCGGGGGATCCATCACCGGAGAGCACGGGATCGGGGTCGAGAAGCGCGACATGATGCCGCGCATGTTCACCGAGGCCGACCTGGACCTGATGCGCCGCGTCCGGGACGTCTTCAATCCGGAAGGGCTCTGCAACCCGGGCAAGCTCTTGCCTACGGCCAAGAGCTGCGTCGAGACGACCCGGCGCGGGCGCTCCAGCGAGGCCACCCGATGACGCGCCTCATCGTCCCCGAGGACCTCTTCGCGCTCGCCGAGGCCATGCGCGAGGCTTCCGGCGAGGCGGCGGCCGTCGAGATCGCGGGCCTCGGCGAGCGCGCGACCTGGGGCAACCCACTGCCCGAGGACCGGATCGCCATTTCGACCGCGCGTCTGACGGGGGTAGTGGACTACGCCCCCGACGACATGGTGGTGAGCGCCGAGGCGGGGCTCTCGCTTGCCGCGCTGAACGACCTGCTCTCGGCCCGGGGGCAGGTGTTGCCCCTCGAGGTCCCCTTCCCGGAGCGAACCACGCTCGGCGGGCTCGTCGCCGCGGCCCCGGTGCCGCTCGCTCGCTCCGGCTACGGGCTGGTGAGGGACTGGCTGCTCGGGCTCGAGGTGGCCACGAGCGAAGGAGCGCTCGTCAAGAGCGGTGCGCGGGTGGTCAAGAGCGTCGCGGGCTACGACCTGTGCAAGCTGTACGCGGGTAGCCTGGGGACGCTGGGCGCGATCGCCCGCGTGACCTTCAGGGTCCGCCCCGTCCCCGAGACCCATTCCCTGCTTTCCGCGCGCTGGACGGATGCCGCCGGGGCCGAAACGGCCCTCGCCGCCATCCAGACGACCGCCCTCGATCCTGCCCTTGCGATCCTGCGCTGCGGCCGGGGCGGCTTCGAGCTCGTCGTCGGCTTCGACGGCAGCCACGAGACGGTGGCCTGGCAATGCGCCGAGGCGGCTCGCCTGCTAGGGGCCCTGGGCGGTGCGATCAGCGAGCCGCAAGCGGGTGAGGGGGCCGCGAGCCGGCGCGCTGCGCTGCGCGACGCCCTCGCCGGCTCACCCGAAGCCTCTCTCGTGGCGCGAGTCTCGGTCCTTCCCTCCGAGCTGCTCCGATTCGCCTGCGAGGCGCGGGCCGAGGGCGAGGCTCTCGGCGTCTGGTGCGAGGCGATCGCGCAGGCGCAGCAGGGGACCCTCTGGCTCTCGGCCGAGGGCGGCGACTGGCTCGGCTGGGTCGAGGCCCAGAGGACCCGGGCGCACGCGCTTGGCGGGAGCCTGGTCATCGAGCGCAGCCCTGCACCCGAGCGCCTCGACGCCCTCGGACTCGACGGCACACCGCTTGCGCTGATGCGCCGCCTCAAGGCCAGCCTGGACCCCTCGGGGTGCCTGGCCCCCGGCCGCCTCTGGCCCCTGAGCGTGGAGTGACCCCATGGACCATGCCGATCTCAAGCACGAGCTCACCCTGCTCACGGAGGCGTGCATCCACTGCGGCCTCTGCCTCGAGTCGTGCCCGACCTACGCCCTCAAGAAGAGCGAGCCCGACTCCCCGCGCGGCCGGATCCACCTGATGAAGGCCCTCCTGGACGGCGGCCTGGACCCGGCCGCCGACGTTTACGGTCCCCTGGACCGTTGCCTGGGCTGCCGCGCCTGCGAGACCGCTTGCCCGTCGAGCGTGAAATACGGCCACCTGTTGGAGGCCGTGCGCGCCGACTTCGAGGCGCCGCATCGCGCCAGGAGCGGCGCACGCCGCGCCTGGGGCTTCATGCTCGACCATGTCCTGCCGTACGCCCGACGGATCTCGTTCCTGACGCTCCCGTTGCGCCTGGCTCCGGGGGCAGTGCGGGCACTGCGCCCCCTGCTCCCGGCGATGCTGGGTCGCCAGCTTGATCTGCTCGGGACCCCCATGAGGCAGGGGGATCCCATCCCCGAGTGGACCCCCGCGCGCGGGCAGCGAAGGGGCAAGGTCGCCTTCCTCGCCGGGTGCGTGATGGATGCGCTGTACCGTCCGGCCAACCGCGCCACGGTCCGCATGCTGGCTCGCGCGGGCTACGACGTCTGGGTCCCCCCCGATCAAGGCTGCTGCGGCGCCCTGCACATGCACGAAGGCGATCGCGCCCGGGCGATCGCCTTCGCGCGCCACAACGTGGACGCCTTCTCGGCAGTGCCCGAGCTGACGGCGGTGATCGCGAACTCGGCCGGCTGCGGGGCGGCCATGAAGGAGTACGGCAGCTGGCTGAGCGAGGCCAGCGCGTTCGCGGCCAGGGTCAAGGACGTGAGCGAGTTCCTGGCCGAGGTGGGGATCCCTGCGCCCACGCGGGCGGTCGCCTCGCGTGCCGCCTACCACGAGCCGTGCCACCTGACCCACGGCCAGCGGATCAAGGACGCCCCGCGCCGCCTGCTCGAGCAGGTGCCGGGCCTCACCCTCGTGCCGCTCGCCGAATCCGACTGGTGCTGTGGCGGGGCGGGATCCTACACGGTCCTCCAGCCCGAGAGTTCCGATCGGTTGCTCGCGCGCAAGCTGGACCACCTGGAGGCCTCGGGCGCCGAGCTCATCGTGACCGGCAACCCCTCGTGCCTCATGCAGCTCGACATGGGCCTGCGGCAGCGGAAGAAAACGACCCCCATGCTGCACACCGTCGAGGTCCTGGACCGCGCCTATGAAAGCTAGCCGCCCTCGACCACCGTTAAGGAGTCGAACAAGCGTGGTACTTTACCATTAGCGCTTATTTGTCGGTCCGCTGCAACGGAGGTCTCGCGATGACGATGAACGGTGTCGGTCCACGGTTTGCCGACGCACTACCGAACAGGTATGCTGCCACCACCAATGCAGCCACCCAGCCCGTCGCATCCGAGCAGGTTGCCCCGCAAGGCAAGCCCGCCGCGAAGGCGGATGCCGTTGACTCCGACCTTGCACAGGCCAAGGAGCAAGGAACCAAGAAGACCGCCGAGCAAGAGGCGCTCATCCAGGAGATGTTCCAGAAGGCCGACAAGAGTGCCGATGGGAAGGTCGATCTCAGCGAGTTCAACCAGATGGTGCAGAACTTCGCCAGCAAAGAGGGGATTCCCTTATCCGACGAGAAGACGTCCTCCAAGAACTTGAAGGCGAGCTTCGACACCCTCGACGCGAACGGCGACGGCAATCTCAACAAGGATGAGTTCGAGGTCCTGGTCACCAAGCAGCTCAAGCTCGAGCAAATCGCAAAGCCGCAGCAGGAGTCCGCCAGTGCCAAGACCGTCACCATCAAGGCAGGTGATACCCTCGCCAAGGTCGCCAGGGAAAATGGCCTCTCGCTTGACGAGCTGCGCGCGGCCAATCCCGACCTGTTCCAGAAGGGCAAGGATTCGGCCGGAAAGCTGCGCACTGCGGGTGGCGACCTGATCTATCCGGGCGACGCGATCAAGATCCCCGGCAAGGCCAAGCCTGCCGCCGAAGCGAAGCCCGCCGCCGAAACGAAGCCTGCGACCGAGCAGAAGCCGGACACCGGAGTGAAACCCGCAACCGAGCAGGATCCCGCCGTGAAGGCCGACGGCACCGAGAAGGCGCCTGAGGAGCCCGCGAAGCCCGTCCTCTCCGAGCAGGCCAGGAACGGTCGATCGCTGCTCGACGAGGCCGCCAAGGATCCCTCGTTCGTGCGGAAGTGGACCGTCCAGGAGAAGGCCGACGTGCTTGCCTTCGCGCGGGACACGGCCATCGTCGGGATGGACAAGGCCTTCGACGAGAAGACCCCGCCCGCCGAGGCCGCCAAGGCCGTCAAGGGGATCGCAACGGCCATCGACGAGGTCAAGAAATTCGCCCAGCAGCACGGCATGTTCGACCTCGAGGGCGACGTCCGCGACATCGAGCAGCAGATCAAGCCCGATGCGCTGATGAAGCAAGCCGTCGACGGGGTGCAGGCCGACCTCGAGGCGCGCCTGGCCGCCAAGACGGGCAAGAAGGACTTCAAGATCGACTTCCTCGACGACATGAGCGACGACGACAAG
The Pantanalinema sp. genome window above contains:
- a CDS encoding heterodisulfide reductase-related iron-sulfur binding cluster → MDHADLKHELTLLTEACIHCGLCLESCPTYALKKSEPDSPRGRIHLMKALLDGGLDPAADVYGPLDRCLGCRACETACPSSVKYGHLLEAVRADFEAPHRARSGARRAWGFMLDHVLPYARRISFLTLPLRLAPGAVRALRPLLPAMLGRQLDLLGTPMRQGDPIPEWTPARGQRRGKVAFLAGCVMDALYRPANRATVRMLARAGYDVWVPPDQGCCGALHMHEGDRARAIAFARHNVDAFSAVPELTAVIANSAGCGAAMKEYGSWLSEASAFAARVKDVSEFLAEVGIPAPTRAVASRAAYHEPCHLTHGQRIKDAPRRLLEQVPGLTLVPLAESDWCCGGAGSYTVLQPESSDRLLARKLDHLEASGAELIVTGNPSCLMQLDMGLRQRKKTTPMLHTVEVLDRAYES
- the lpdA gene encoding dihydrolipoyl dehydrogenase, with amino-acid sequence MATTYDIALIGTGPGGYVAAIRASQLGLKVAVVEAEELGGTCLNWGCIPTKALLKNASVLHTIKHSDQFGITVEGIKPDFSKAVDRSKSVVKKQTTGLAFLMKKNKIDVFKGRGKLVAPGRISVSTGEEVSAKHVIIATGARPRLLPGLTADGKVVLTAREAVDFRSVPSKMIILGGGAIGCEFAYVFQNYGAQVTIVEMADHLLPKEDPEVAAVLEKAYKKLGIEVLTGHKVESVEQKPDGVKVKLSSKAGMKDLDAPAMIVGIGMAPNVEGLGLEAVGVKTERGAIVVDDFGRTNVKGVYAIGDVTGKVMLAHVASAMGIACVETIAGHQTQPINWDRIPACTYSEPQVASIGLTEAEAKKRGFDVKIGKFPFAPNGKAQALGDAEGFVKVVVDAKYGEVLGAHMVGPEVTELLSEVGLGMTLETTAQEIDLTIHAHPTLSEVVKEAALAAIGQPIHM
- a CDS encoding FAD-linked oxidase C-terminal domain-containing protein translates to MTRDALVASLVAICGRDAVLHRPEELLAYDCDAFTLERSAPGVVVLPISTEQVAGVVRLCHARGIPFVPRGAGTGLSGGCLSSPGGVMIALTRMTRIMDLDLRNRRATVEAGLVNLRLTQASTPDGLCYAPDPSSQMACTIGGNVAENSGGPHTLKYGVTTNHVLGLEVVLPDGEVVWLGGQTDDAAGYDLRGLMVGSEGTFGVVTQAVVRLVPIAPGVRTMLAVFGTVEAASEAVSALIAAGVLPAALEMMDRMIIQAVEAAFGLGLPQDAEAVLIVELDGLEAGLERAAHEAVAILNAHGAREVRLAQDEAERSRLWLARKKAVGCVGRLAPSKVTQDGVIPRSQLPPVLRRIAEIAMRHRVRIANVFHAGDGNLHPIILFDEKDPDQVRRVWAAGQEILEACLDVGGSITGEHGIGVEKRDMMPRMFTEADLDLMRRVRDVFNPEGLCNPGKLLPTAKSCVETTRRGRSSEATR
- a CDS encoding EF-hand domain-containing protein, with the protein product MTMNGVGPRFADALPNRYAATTNAATQPVASEQVAPQGKPAAKADAVDSDLAQAKEQGTKKTAEQEALIQEMFQKADKSADGKVDLSEFNQMVQNFASKEGIPLSDEKTSSKNLKASFDTLDANGDGNLNKDEFEVLVTKQLKLEQIAKPQQESASAKTVTIKAGDTLAKVARENGLSLDELRAANPDLFQKGKDSAGKLRTAGGDLIYPGDAIKIPGKAKPAAEAKPAAETKPATEQKPDTGVKPATEQDPAVKADGTEKAPEEPAKPVLSEQARNGRSLLDEAAKDPSFVRKWTVQEKADVLAFARDTAIVGMDKAFDEKTPPAEAAKAVKGIATAIDEVKKFAQQHGMFDLEGDVRDIEQQIKPDALMKQAVDGVQADLEARLAAKTGKKDFKIDFLDDMSDDDKLKQFALIDSLLSDSSYDATWKKFDSIGIDVYESKRDGAKDNLKGYVEVEGGMLKLNNPGNGWGGDDGLKDVEVDKQRRAMQHLRDTGEQP
- a CDS encoding FAD-binding oxidoreductase, yielding MTRLIVPEDLFALAEAMREASGEAAAVEIAGLGERATWGNPLPEDRIAISTARLTGVVDYAPDDMVVSAEAGLSLAALNDLLSARGQVLPLEVPFPERTTLGGLVAAAPVPLARSGYGLVRDWLLGLEVATSEGALVKSGARVVKSVAGYDLCKLYAGSLGTLGAIARVTFRVRPVPETHSLLSARWTDAAGAETALAAIQTTALDPALAILRCGRGGFELVVGFDGSHETVAWQCAEAARLLGALGGAISEPQAGEGAASRRAALRDALAGSPEASLVARVSVLPSELLRFACEARAEGEALGVWCEAIAQAQQGTLWLSAEGGDWLGWVEAQRTRAHALGGSLVIERSPAPERLDALGLDGTPLALMRRLKASLDPSGCLAPGRLWPLSVE